The Pedobacter roseus genome contains a region encoding:
- a CDS encoding four-helix bundle copper-binding protein yields MGSSFAQDICRICADICQQCGDECSNHHTQHCQECADACKACAEECRRMTGVAA; encoded by the coding sequence ATGGGTAGCTCTTTTGCTCAAGACATTTGCCGTATTTGCGCAGATATTTGCCAGCAATGCGGAGATGAGTGTAGTAATCATCATACCCAGCATTGTCAGGAATGTGCAGATGCTTGTAAGGCTTGTGCGGAAGAATGCAGAAGAATGACAGGAGTAGCTGCTTAA
- a CDS encoding TolC family protein: MIRIKQIFCLFPLLYMGLESHAQTSPKPIGIVDLIDHVTAFSPSLAADSATVDIRAAQLRETAANALPNLKLNYQADLGSNNNVAGPYMAFGIVPSNSRGVRTESTTKATLTNLGIVSLDWEVYNFGAYKAQNAVAKSELVVERSKFAQRRYQTRAIAIDDYLSLLKLQDMLSIQASNISRNEQINRSILSLARSGVRPGVDTSIAGAELSKSRLNYIEMDNTYRQVQLDIAAISGLNPESIVADSTILDRLKSLEVNLSVKLTDSSSHPLLDFYKSNYLSSVEKENLVKKAYNPKVSLQAAAWSRGSSIDANDNFNSLSNGLEWQRENYLVGVGISYNLFDLRRRQLKLRTQKASSNFYLKELQQERLMLSNAALQAGLEISTAHKRLDEIPNQLKAAAAGYRQKLSLYKNGLTDIIELNAALTILYRAETDFVNAKYLYIRALFQKAIATNQVDSLLNTLK, encoded by the coding sequence ATGATCCGTATTAAACAGATTTTCTGTTTGTTCCCACTTTTATATATGGGGCTGGAAAGCCATGCCCAAACCTCCCCAAAGCCCATCGGGATCGTTGATCTGATCGATCACGTGACCGCTTTTTCACCTTCACTGGCCGCTGATTCAGCAACAGTTGATATACGTGCCGCCCAGTTAAGAGAGACCGCGGCGAATGCCCTTCCAAATCTGAAGCTTAATTATCAGGCAGATCTGGGCTCAAACAATAATGTTGCAGGGCCATACATGGCCTTTGGTATTGTTCCTTCCAATTCCAGAGGTGTTAGGACTGAAAGCACTACCAAGGCTACACTTACTAATCTTGGTATTGTCTCCCTTGATTGGGAGGTCTATAATTTTGGTGCCTATAAAGCTCAGAATGCAGTCGCCAAATCAGAACTTGTCGTTGAACGATCCAAGTTTGCCCAGCGCCGATACCAGACAAGGGCCATCGCTATTGATGATTACCTGAGTCTACTAAAGCTTCAGGACATGCTATCCATTCAAGCAAGCAATATCAGTCGCAATGAGCAGATCAACCGTTCGATTTTATCCCTTGCCAGAAGCGGTGTGCGTCCGGGTGTGGATACCAGTATCGCAGGGGCCGAACTCTCCAAATCAAGATTGAACTATATTGAAATGGACAATACCTACAGACAGGTTCAGCTCGACATTGCAGCAATCAGCGGGCTAAATCCGGAAAGTATTGTCGCTGACAGTACGATCCTGGATCGGCTAAAATCGCTTGAGGTAAACCTATCGGTAAAGTTGACCGACAGTTCAAGCCATCCGCTGCTTGATTTCTACAAAAGCAATTATCTAAGCAGCGTTGAGAAGGAAAACCTGGTCAAAAAAGCCTATAATCCAAAGGTAAGCCTGCAAGCTGCTGCCTGGTCAAGGGGATCAAGCATTGATGCCAATGATAATTTCAACAGTCTCTCGAATGGCTTGGAATGGCAACGGGAAAATTACCTCGTGGGCGTAGGGATCAGTTATAACTTATTTGATCTGCGCAGGCGTCAGTTGAAGCTTAGGACCCAAAAGGCCAGTAGCAATTTTTACTTAAAGGAACTACAGCAGGAGCGGCTAATGTTATCAAATGCCGCCCTTCAGGCAGGCCTTGAGATCAGTACCGCGCATAAAAGACTCGATGAAATACCAAACCAGCTAAAGGCAGCGGCCGCAGGGTATCGCCAGAAGCTCTCGCTTTATAAGAACGGGCTGACCGACATCATTGAGCTCAATGCAGCCCTGACCATCCTTTACCGTGCAGAAACCGATTTTGTCAACGCAAAATATCTGTACATCCGGGCGCTTTTTCAAAAGGCTATCGCCACCAACCAAGTAGATTCACTGTTAAACACATTAAAATAA
- a CDS encoding phosphatase PAP2 family protein produces MKKLKINSQLLLLAAILIALVLLCLSAKVRSVLAMVLPVETEWFLWINQHHNAFWDTIMYWASDKRFWLPFYAFIIYCLFQNFCKKIWQVLITIALLVASADQIASGLIKNTVKRLRPSHEPNLTTIIHLSKAGAGGMYGWPSALSSPIFKSILSAGSAFTGSLPEQRFLYSLLWNYSITEN; encoded by the coding sequence GTGAAAAAATTAAAAATAAATTCTCAACTCTTATTGCTGGCAGCTATCTTAATTGCGCTTGTCTTACTTTGTCTGTCTGCCAAAGTGAGATCAGTGTTAGCAATGGTCCTGCCGGTTGAAACTGAATGGTTCTTGTGGATAAATCAGCACCATAATGCATTCTGGGATACGATCATGTACTGGGCCAGTGATAAGCGTTTTTGGCTTCCTTTTTATGCCTTCATTATTTATTGCCTCTTCCAGAATTTCTGCAAAAAAATTTGGCAGGTTCTTATTACCATTGCGCTACTAGTTGCTAGTGCAGATCAGATTGCTTCAGGACTGATTAAAAACACCGTTAAGCGTCTACGCCCTTCCCATGAACCGAATCTAACTACGATCATTCATTTAAGTAAAGCAGGTGCGGGTGGGATGTATGGATGGCCATCCGCTCTTTCATCACCTATCTTCAAAAGCATTCTTTCCGCTGGTTCGGCATTTACCGGATCATTGCCGGAGCAACGGTTCTTGTACTCATTACTTTGGAATTATTCAATAACGGAAAATTAA